In the Mesobacillus jeotgali genome, one interval contains:
- the cmpA gene encoding cortex morphogenetic protein CmpA, whose translation MPVWFQNQMKRAFYEKNRYQIKLLNQCWFFYRKKQE comes from the coding sequence ATGCCTGTCTGGTTCCAGAATCAAATGAAACGAGCCTTCTATGAAAAAAATCGTTATCAAATCAAACTTTTAAATCAATGTTGGTTTTTTTATAGAAAGAAACAAGAGTAA
- a CDS encoding SprT family protein has translation MTDQELQNLVSKISNDLFQKRFKHKAFFNPRLRTTGGRYMLNSHNIEINKKYFEQLGKEELIGIIKHELCHYHLHLEGKGYKHRDKDFRKLLKQVGAPRFCSTLPEEKKRRSRSQKFIIYQCSNCELNYRRKRSINTAKYVCGKCRGKLVKVKEIIID, from the coding sequence ATGACAGATCAAGAATTACAAAACCTCGTTAGTAAAATCTCCAATGACTTATTCCAAAAACGATTCAAGCATAAAGCTTTCTTCAATCCAAGGCTCCGTACAACCGGAGGCAGATATATGCTGAATAGCCATAATATCGAAATCAACAAAAAGTATTTCGAGCAGCTTGGCAAAGAGGAGCTGATTGGAATTATCAAGCATGAGCTTTGTCATTATCATCTTCATCTTGAGGGAAAAGGCTACAAGCACAGAGACAAGGATTTTAGGAAATTATTGAAACAAGTAGGTGCACCGAGATTTTGTTCTACTCTGCCTGAGGAAAAGAAACGAAGGTCCAGAAGCCAGAAATTCATCATTTATCAATGCAGTAACTGTGAGTTGAACTATCGCCGGAAAAGATCCATCAATACTGCAAAATATGTTTGTGGAAAATGCCGCGGCAAGCTTGTGAAAGTGAAAGAAATTATTATAGATTAA